The Streptomyces sp. HUAS MG91 sequence GGCGGGCGTAGACGTCGACGAGACGGGCCAGCTTCGACAGGCCGGTGATCTTCCCGTCGGTCGACGGGATGTACCCGACGTGGGCCACGCCCACGAAGGGCACCAGATGATGTTCACAGCTGGACTGCACCTCGATGTCCTTCACCAGGACCATCTCGTCGTGCCCCAGGTCGAACGTCGTCGTCAGCACGTCCTCGGGCTTCTGCCACAGGCCGGCGAATATCTCCTTGTACGCCCGTGCCACCCGTGCCGGAGTCTCCCGCAGGCCCTCGCGGTCCGGGTCCTCGCCGACCGCGATGAGCAGTTCGCGCACGGCGCTCTCGGCCCGCTTCTCGTCGAACTCGCCGATCGAGCCCTCGCCGTCGAGCGTCACCGGGTCGGTCATGTCGTGCCTCTTCCTCGTACGGACATCCGGCACGGCCCCTGAGGTGAAGAAAAGGCCGCGTCCCCCACACCGTAAAGCGTGGGGGACGCGGCCTGCATTCCGGGCCCTGTGAAGGGATCCGTCAGCTCTCGGGGCGGTCGTCCTTCACCGTGTCCACCGGGGTGGTGGTTTCGATGGCGGTCGCCGAGCCGTTCGCCCCGTTCGTCAGTGAGAGCTCCTTGGGGGAGAGCACCGGCGGGCGGGTCGAGGGGGTGCGGCGGGAGGAGCCGGTCCACGCGGGGCGGGCCGGACGCTTCACGATCGGGGCGAAGATCTCTGCGATCTGCTCCTTGTTCAGCGTCTCCTTCTCCAGCAGCGCGAGGACCAGGTTGTCGAGGACGTCGCGGTTCTCGACGAGGATCTCCCAGGCCTCGTTGTGCGCCGTCTCGATGAGCTTCTTGACCTCTTCGTCGACGAGCGCGGCGACCTCTTCCGAGTAGTCGCGCTGGTGCGCCATCTCACGGCCGAGGAACGGCTCGCTGTTGTCGCCGCCGAACTTGATCGCGCCGAGACGCTCGGTCATGCCGTACTGCGTGACCATCGCGCGGGCCGTGGAGGTGGCCTTCTCGATGTCGTTCGCCGCGCCCGTGGTCGGGTCGTGGAAGACCAGTTCCTCGGCCGCCCGGCCGCCCAGCATGTAGGCGAGCTGGTCGAGCATCTCGTTGCGCGTGGTCGAGTACTTGTCCTCGTCCGGGAGCACCATCGTGTACCCGAGCGCGCGGCCGCGGGACAGGATCGTGATCTTGTGCACCGGGTCGGAGTTCGGAGACGCCGCCGCGACCAGGGCGTGACCGCCCTCGTGGTACGCGGTGATCTTCTTCTCCTTGTCCGACATGATCCGGGTCCGCTTCTGCGGGCCCGCGACCACACGGTCGATCGCCTCGTCCAGCATGTGGTTGTCGATCAGCTTCTTGTCGCTGCGCGCCGTGAGGAGCGCCGCTTCGTTCAGCACGTTCGACAGGTCCGCGCCGGTGAAGCCGGGGGTGCGGCGGGCGACGGCCGAGAGGTCGACGTCCGGGGCGACCGGCTTGCCCTTCTGGTGGACCTTGAGGATCTCCAGACGGCCCTGCATGTCCGGGCGGTCGACCGCGATCTGGCGGTCGAAGCGGCCGGGACGCAGCAGCGCCGGGTCGAGGATGTCCGGCCGGTTCGTGGCGGCGATCAGGATGACGCCGCCCTTCACGTCGAAGCCGTCCATCTCGACGAGCAGCTGGTTGAGCGTCTGCTCGCGCTCGTCGTGACCGCCGCCGAGGCCGGCGCCGCGGTGGCGGCCGACCGCGTCGATCTCGTCGACGAAGACGATCGCCGGGGCGTTCGCCTTGGCCTGCTCGAAGAGGTCACGGACTCGGGAGGCACCGACACCGACGAACATCTCGACGAAGTCGGAACCGGAGATCGAGTAGAACGGCACCCCGGCCTCGCCGGCGACGGCGCGCGCGAGGAGCGTCTTGCCGGTACCGGGCGGGCCGTAGAGCAGAACGCCCTTGGGGATCTTGGCGCCGACGGCCTGGAACTTCGCCGGCTCCTGGAGGAACTCCTTGATCTCGTGGAGCTCCTCGACCGCCTCGTCCGAGCCCGCCACGTCGGCGAACGTCGTCTTCGGGGTGTCCTTGGTGATGAGCTTGGCCTTGGACTTCCCGAAGTTCATGACCCGGGAGCCGCCGCCCTGCATCTGATTCATCAGGAACAGGAAGACGACGACGATGAGGACGAAGGGCAGCAGCGACAGCAGGATGCTGACGAACGCGTTCTGCTTCGTCGGGGAGACGGTGTAACCGTCGGGAATCTGCTTGCCCTCGAACTTGGACTGCAGAGCCTTGGCCACGTCGACGCCCTGGTCGCCGATGTAGCTCGCCTGGATCTTGCTGGAGCCGTCGACCTTCTCGCCGCTCTTCAGCTCGACCTTGATGGTGTTCTCGTCACCGGTGGTGATCTTGGCCTGCTGGACCTGGTTCTTGTCGATGGCCTGAATGACCTGGCCGGTGTCCACCGTCTTGTAGCCGCCGGACGAGCCGACGACCTGCATCAACACGACCACGGCAAGGACGGCCAGCACGATCCACATGACCGGCCCACGGAAGTATCGCTTCACGTCCATCCATACGGAGCGGTTCCGCCCCGTCCCTCCTGCCATAGTGAGTTTGATAAGGCTGTTTGAAGCTGATTGAAGAACTGTTCTTCGGACGGTACCCCAGCATTGTCACCCGAAGTCGCAGGGGACGTCCGACAATCTTGCCTTCGCCTGCTCCAACGGCGGGAAGCCCGTGAGGGTTCCCGCCGTCTGACGTGACCTCAGCCGCCGTA is a genomic window containing:
- the folE gene encoding GTP cyclohydrolase I FolE, which produces MTDPVTLDGEGSIGEFDEKRAESAVRELLIAVGEDPDREGLRETPARVARAYKEIFAGLWQKPEDVLTTTFDLGHDEMVLVKDIEVQSSCEHHLVPFVGVAHVGYIPSTDGKITGLSKLARLVDVYARRPQVQERLTTQIADSLMEILEPRGVIVVVECEHMCMTMRGVRKPGAKTITSAVRGQLRDPATRNEAMSLIIGR
- the ftsH gene encoding ATP-dependent zinc metalloprotease FtsH, whose protein sequence is MDVKRYFRGPVMWIVLAVLAVVVLMQVVGSSGGYKTVDTGQVIQAIDKNQVQQAKITTGDENTIKVELKSGEKVDGSSKIQASYIGDQGVDVAKALQSKFEGKQIPDGYTVSPTKQNAFVSILLSLLPFVLIVVVFLFLMNQMQGGGSRVMNFGKSKAKLITKDTPKTTFADVAGSDEAVEELHEIKEFLQEPAKFQAVGAKIPKGVLLYGPPGTGKTLLARAVAGEAGVPFYSISGSDFVEMFVGVGASRVRDLFEQAKANAPAIVFVDEIDAVGRHRGAGLGGGHDEREQTLNQLLVEMDGFDVKGGVILIAATNRPDILDPALLRPGRFDRQIAVDRPDMQGRLEILKVHQKGKPVAPDVDLSAVARRTPGFTGADLSNVLNEAALLTARSDKKLIDNHMLDEAIDRVVAGPQKRTRIMSDKEKKITAYHEGGHALVAAASPNSDPVHKITILSRGRALGYTMVLPDEDKYSTTRNEMLDQLAYMLGGRAAEELVFHDPTTGAANDIEKATSTARAMVTQYGMTERLGAIKFGGDNSEPFLGREMAHQRDYSEEVAALVDEEVKKLIETAHNEAWEILVENRDVLDNLVLALLEKETLNKEQIAEIFAPIVKRPARPAWTGSSRRTPSTRPPVLSPKELSLTNGANGSATAIETTTPVDTVKDDRPES